A genomic segment from Bos taurus isolate L1 Dominette 01449 registration number 42190680 breed Hereford chromosome 1, ARS-UCD2.0, whole genome shotgun sequence encodes:
- the WDR4 gene encoding tRNA (guanine-N(7)-)-methyltransferase non-catalytic subunit WDR4 isoform X3, with translation MGTTCPRTVVRRCTALTFTASEEKILVADKSGDVYSFSVLEPHGGGRLELGHLSMLLDVAVSPDDRFVLTADRDEKIRVSWAAAPHSIESFCLGHTEFVSRIFVVPNHPELLLSSSGDCTLRLWEYRSGRELHCCPLTSLQEPTEPWSDKRFAVSRITYWSQEDCVALSCDGLPVVYIFQLDAAQRQLVPRQLLTFQHRVWDAAFEEGHGLWVLQDCREDPLVLYRPVGGQWQSAPESAELRRVCAHVRVNWAMLEGCAGVDSGFSSLYKATCDNMTTYLKKKEERLQQQLEKKRRQAPPPGPNGPTKKMRAGELAQGCSS, from the exons ATGGGAACGACATGTCCAAG GACCGTGGTGAGGAGGTGCACGGCCCTGACCTTCACGGCCTCTGAGGAGAAGATCCTGGTGGCGGACAAGTCTGGCGATGTGTATTCCTTCTCGGTGCTGGAGCCGCACGGGGGCGGCAGGCTTGAACTCGGACACCTGTCAATGCTGCTGGATGTG GCCGTGAGTCCCGACGACCGCTTTGTCCTCACTGCTGACCGGGATGAGAAGATCCGGGTGAGCTGGGCCGCAGCTCCGCACAGCATCGAGTCCTTCTGCCTGGGGCACACCGA GTTCGTGAGCCGCATCTTCGTGGTGCCCAACCACCCCGAGCTGCTCTTGTCGTCCTCCGGG GACTGCACCCTGAGGCTCTGGGAGTACCGAAGTGGCCGCGAGTTACACTGTTGTCCCCTGACCAGCCTGCAGGAGCCCACGGAGCCCTGGAGTGACAAG AGGTTTGCCGTGTCCAGGATCACTTACTGGAGCCAGGAGGACTGCGTGGCGCTCTCGTGTGACGG GCTGCCCGTGGTCTACATCTTCCAGCTGGATGCTGCCCAGCGACAGCTGGTTCCAAGGCAGCTGCTGACTTTCCAGCACCGGGTGTGGGACGCCGCCTTTGAGGAGGGCCACGGGCTGTGGGTCCTGCAAGACTGCCGGGAGGACCCTCTTGTGCTCTACAGGCCCGTGGGCGGCCAGTGGCAG TCTGCTCCTGAAAGTGCCGAGTTGAGGAGGGTCTGTGCTCACGTTCGCGTGAACTGGGCCATGTTGGAAG GCTGTGCCGGCGTGGACAGTGGCTTCAGCAGCCTCTACAAGGCCACCTGTGACAACATGACCACTTACCTGAAGAAGAAGGAGGAGCggctgcagcagcagctggagaagAAGCGGCGCCAGGCCCCGCCGCCCGGGCCCAACGGGCCGACCAAGAAGATGAGGGCAGGGGAGTTGGCGCAGGGCTGCTCGTCCTAG
- the WDR4 gene encoding tRNA (guanine-N(7)-)-methyltransferase non-catalytic subunit WDR4 isoform X2 produces the protein MASSAGLALCGHALVVRGGSRLLATSTSSRTVVRRCTALTFTASEEKILVADKSGDVYSFSVLEPHGGGRLELGHLSMLLDVAVSPDDRFVLTADRDEKIRVSWAAAPHSIESFCLGHTEFVSRIFVVPNHPELLLSSSGDCTLRLWEYRSGRELHCCPLTSLQEPTEPWSDKRFAVSRITYWSQEDCVALSCDGLPVVYIFQLDAAQRQLVPRQLLTFQHRVWDAAFEEGHGLWVLQDCREDPLVLYRPVGGQWQSAPESAELRRVCAHVRVNWAMLEGCAGVDSGFSSLYKATCDNMTTYLKKKEERLQQQLEKKRRQAPPPGPNGPTKKMRAGELAQGCSS, from the exons ATGGCGAGTTCTGCGGGGCTGGCTCTGTGTGGGCATGCGCTGGTGGTTCGGGGCGGTAGCCGGTTGCTGGCTACCTCCACTTCGAGCAG GACCGTGGTGAGGAGGTGCACGGCCCTGACCTTCACGGCCTCTGAGGAGAAGATCCTGGTGGCGGACAAGTCTGGCGATGTGTATTCCTTCTCGGTGCTGGAGCCGCACGGGGGCGGCAGGCTTGAACTCGGACACCTGTCAATGCTGCTGGATGTG GCCGTGAGTCCCGACGACCGCTTTGTCCTCACTGCTGACCGGGATGAGAAGATCCGGGTGAGCTGGGCCGCAGCTCCGCACAGCATCGAGTCCTTCTGCCTGGGGCACACCGA GTTCGTGAGCCGCATCTTCGTGGTGCCCAACCACCCCGAGCTGCTCTTGTCGTCCTCCGGG GACTGCACCCTGAGGCTCTGGGAGTACCGAAGTGGCCGCGAGTTACACTGTTGTCCCCTGACCAGCCTGCAGGAGCCCACGGAGCCCTGGAGTGACAAG AGGTTTGCCGTGTCCAGGATCACTTACTGGAGCCAGGAGGACTGCGTGGCGCTCTCGTGTGACGG GCTGCCCGTGGTCTACATCTTCCAGCTGGATGCTGCCCAGCGACAGCTGGTTCCAAGGCAGCTGCTGACTTTCCAGCACCGGGTGTGGGACGCCGCCTTTGAGGAGGGCCACGGGCTGTGGGTCCTGCAAGACTGCCGGGAGGACCCTCTTGTGCTCTACAGGCCCGTGGGCGGCCAGTGGCAG TCTGCTCCTGAAAGTGCCGAGTTGAGGAGGGTCTGTGCTCACGTTCGCGTGAACTGGGCCATGTTGGAAG GCTGTGCCGGCGTGGACAGTGGCTTCAGCAGCCTCTACAAGGCCACCTGTGACAACATGACCACTTACCTGAAGAAGAAGGAGGAGCggctgcagcagcagctggagaagAAGCGGCGCCAGGCCCCGCCGCCCGGGCCCAACGGGCCGACCAAGAAGATGAGGGCAGGGGAGTTGGCGCAGGGCTGCTCGTCCTAG
- the WDR4 gene encoding tRNA (guanine-N(7)-)-methyltransferase non-catalytic subunit WDR4 isoform X1, producing the protein MASSAGLALCGHALVVRGGSRLLATSTSSSDGDSLFIYDCSAAEKKSQENKGTVVRRCTALTFTASEEKILVADKSGDVYSFSVLEPHGGGRLELGHLSMLLDVAVSPDDRFVLTADRDEKIRVSWAAAPHSIESFCLGHTEFVSRIFVVPNHPELLLSSSGDCTLRLWEYRSGRELHCCPLTSLQEPTEPWSDKRFAVSRITYWSQEDCVALSCDGLPVVYIFQLDAAQRQLVPRQLLTFQHRVWDAAFEEGHGLWVLQDCREDPLVLYRPVGGQWQSAPESAELRRVCAHVRVNWAMLEGCAGVDSGFSSLYKATCDNMTTYLKKKEERLQQQLEKKRRQAPPPGPNGPTKKMRAGELAQGCSS; encoded by the exons ATGGCGAGTTCTGCGGGGCTGGCTCTGTGTGGGCATGCGCTGGTGGTTCGGGGCGGTAGCCGGTTGCTGGCTACCTCCACTTCGAGCAG tgATGGCGACAGCCTCTTCATATATGATTGCAGCGCTGCAGAAAAGAagtcccaagaaaataaagg GACCGTGGTGAGGAGGTGCACGGCCCTGACCTTCACGGCCTCTGAGGAGAAGATCCTGGTGGCGGACAAGTCTGGCGATGTGTATTCCTTCTCGGTGCTGGAGCCGCACGGGGGCGGCAGGCTTGAACTCGGACACCTGTCAATGCTGCTGGATGTG GCCGTGAGTCCCGACGACCGCTTTGTCCTCACTGCTGACCGGGATGAGAAGATCCGGGTGAGCTGGGCCGCAGCTCCGCACAGCATCGAGTCCTTCTGCCTGGGGCACACCGA GTTCGTGAGCCGCATCTTCGTGGTGCCCAACCACCCCGAGCTGCTCTTGTCGTCCTCCGGG GACTGCACCCTGAGGCTCTGGGAGTACCGAAGTGGCCGCGAGTTACACTGTTGTCCCCTGACCAGCCTGCAGGAGCCCACGGAGCCCTGGAGTGACAAG AGGTTTGCCGTGTCCAGGATCACTTACTGGAGCCAGGAGGACTGCGTGGCGCTCTCGTGTGACGG GCTGCCCGTGGTCTACATCTTCCAGCTGGATGCTGCCCAGCGACAGCTGGTTCCAAGGCAGCTGCTGACTTTCCAGCACCGGGTGTGGGACGCCGCCTTTGAGGAGGGCCACGGGCTGTGGGTCCTGCAAGACTGCCGGGAGGACCCTCTTGTGCTCTACAGGCCCGTGGGCGGCCAGTGGCAG TCTGCTCCTGAAAGTGCCGAGTTGAGGAGGGTCTGTGCTCACGTTCGCGTGAACTGGGCCATGTTGGAAG GCTGTGCCGGCGTGGACAGTGGCTTCAGCAGCCTCTACAAGGCCACCTGTGACAACATGACCACTTACCTGAAGAAGAAGGAGGAGCggctgcagcagcagctggagaagAAGCGGCGCCAGGCCCCGCCGCCCGGGCCCAACGGGCCGACCAAGAAGATGAGGGCAGGGGAGTTGGCGCAGGGCTGCTCGTCCTAG
- the WDR4 gene encoding tRNA (guanine-N(7)-)-methyltransferase non-catalytic subunit WDR4: protein MASSAGLALCGHALVVRGGSRLLATSTSSSDGDSLFIYDCSAAEKKSQENKGEDGQPVDQGSDTVLASTFSKSGSYFVLTDDSKRLILFRTNPWQCLSVRTVVRRCTALTFTASEEKILVADKSGDVYSFSVLEPHGGGRLELGHLSMLLDVAVSPDDRFVLTADRDEKIRVSWAAAPHSIESFCLGHTEFVSRIFVVPNHPELLLSSSGDCTLRLWEYRSGRELHCCPLTSLQEPTEPWSDKRFAVSRITYWSQEDCVALSCDGLPVVYIFQLDAAQRQLVPRQLLTFQHRVWDAAFEEGHGLWVLQDCREDPLVLYRPVGGQWQSAPESAELRRVCAHVRVNWAMLEGCAGVDSGFSSLYKATCDNMTTYLKKKEERLQQQLEKKRRQAPPPGPNGPTKKMRAGELAQGCSS from the exons ATGGCGAGTTCTGCGGGGCTGGCTCTGTGTGGGCATGCGCTGGTGGTTCGGGGCGGTAGCCGGTTGCTGGCTACCTCCACTTCGAGCAG tgATGGCGACAGCCTCTTCATATATGATTGCAGCGCTGCAGAAAAGAagtcccaagaaaataaagg gGAGGACGGACAGCCCGTGGATCAGGGGAGTGACACCGTTCTGGCGTCCACCTTCTCCAAGTCTGGCAGCTATTTTGTTTTAACTGATGACAGTAAGCGTCTGATTCTTTTCCGTACAAACCCATGGCAATGTCTGAGTGTCAG GACCGTGGTGAGGAGGTGCACGGCCCTGACCTTCACGGCCTCTGAGGAGAAGATCCTGGTGGCGGACAAGTCTGGCGATGTGTATTCCTTCTCGGTGCTGGAGCCGCACGGGGGCGGCAGGCTTGAACTCGGACACCTGTCAATGCTGCTGGATGTG GCCGTGAGTCCCGACGACCGCTTTGTCCTCACTGCTGACCGGGATGAGAAGATCCGGGTGAGCTGGGCCGCAGCTCCGCACAGCATCGAGTCCTTCTGCCTGGGGCACACCGA GTTCGTGAGCCGCATCTTCGTGGTGCCCAACCACCCCGAGCTGCTCTTGTCGTCCTCCGGG GACTGCACCCTGAGGCTCTGGGAGTACCGAAGTGGCCGCGAGTTACACTGTTGTCCCCTGACCAGCCTGCAGGAGCCCACGGAGCCCTGGAGTGACAAG AGGTTTGCCGTGTCCAGGATCACTTACTGGAGCCAGGAGGACTGCGTGGCGCTCTCGTGTGACGG GCTGCCCGTGGTCTACATCTTCCAGCTGGATGCTGCCCAGCGACAGCTGGTTCCAAGGCAGCTGCTGACTTTCCAGCACCGGGTGTGGGACGCCGCCTTTGAGGAGGGCCACGGGCTGTGGGTCCTGCAAGACTGCCGGGAGGACCCTCTTGTGCTCTACAGGCCCGTGGGCGGCCAGTGGCAG TCTGCTCCTGAAAGTGCCGAGTTGAGGAGGGTCTGTGCTCACGTTCGCGTGAACTGGGCCATGTTGGAAG GCTGTGCCGGCGTGGACAGTGGCTTCAGCAGCCTCTACAAGGCCACCTGTGACAACATGACCACTTACCTGAAGAAGAAGGAGGAGCggctgcagcagcagctggagaagAAGCGGCGCCAGGCCCCGCCGCCCGGGCCCAACGGGCCGACCAAGAAGATGAGGGCAGGGGAGTTGGCGCAGGGCTGCTCGTCCTAG
- the WDR4 gene encoding tRNA (guanine-N(7)-)-methyltransferase non-catalytic subunit WDR4 isoform X4: MLLDVAVSPDDRFVLTADRDEKIRVSWAAAPHSIESFCLGHTEFVSRIFVVPNHPELLLSSSGDCTLRLWEYRSGRELHCCPLTSLQEPTEPWSDKRFAVSRITYWSQEDCVALSCDGLPVVYIFQLDAAQRQLVPRQLLTFQHRVWDAAFEEGHGLWVLQDCREDPLVLYRPVGGQWQSAPESAELRRVCAHVRVNWAMLEGCAGVDSGFSSLYKATCDNMTTYLKKKEERLQQQLEKKRRQAPPPGPNGPTKKMRAGELAQGCSS, translated from the exons ATGCTGCTGGATGTG GCCGTGAGTCCCGACGACCGCTTTGTCCTCACTGCTGACCGGGATGAGAAGATCCGGGTGAGCTGGGCCGCAGCTCCGCACAGCATCGAGTCCTTCTGCCTGGGGCACACCGA GTTCGTGAGCCGCATCTTCGTGGTGCCCAACCACCCCGAGCTGCTCTTGTCGTCCTCCGGG GACTGCACCCTGAGGCTCTGGGAGTACCGAAGTGGCCGCGAGTTACACTGTTGTCCCCTGACCAGCCTGCAGGAGCCCACGGAGCCCTGGAGTGACAAG AGGTTTGCCGTGTCCAGGATCACTTACTGGAGCCAGGAGGACTGCGTGGCGCTCTCGTGTGACGG GCTGCCCGTGGTCTACATCTTCCAGCTGGATGCTGCCCAGCGACAGCTGGTTCCAAGGCAGCTGCTGACTTTCCAGCACCGGGTGTGGGACGCCGCCTTTGAGGAGGGCCACGGGCTGTGGGTCCTGCAAGACTGCCGGGAGGACCCTCTTGTGCTCTACAGGCCCGTGGGCGGCCAGTGGCAG TCTGCTCCTGAAAGTGCCGAGTTGAGGAGGGTCTGTGCTCACGTTCGCGTGAACTGGGCCATGTTGGAAG GCTGTGCCGGCGTGGACAGTGGCTTCAGCAGCCTCTACAAGGCCACCTGTGACAACATGACCACTTACCTGAAGAAGAAGGAGGAGCggctgcagcagcagctggagaagAAGCGGCGCCAGGCCCCGCCGCCCGGGCCCAACGGGCCGACCAAGAAGATGAGGGCAGGGGAGTTGGCGCAGGGCTGCTCGTCCTAG